The nucleotide window taaaataataaaagtagatGGCTGCTTAGGCTTACTTCGGATCCAAGACCTCATTGATAGCGTTCAAGAGGTACTCCTTCGACAAATCCTGGTAAGAGACGATGGTAGCCACTCCAGCGTCCTGAAGAGCTGCCGCGTTGCCATACTGGTCTCCGAAGAGAGGAACAGCCACCACTGGTATCCCAGCATCTAGTGCTTCTACTGTGCTGAGGATGCCGGCGTGAGAAATGAATGCCTTGACATTTTCATgttctgtaaaataaaataaaatgttttttgctGGTTTTGTAGGTATCTATTAAGTAATCTATTAAACACTGAATTCTTAATTTGAACGATGTATTGGCACGTGCGCGAATGAcatgttataatttataatcataGAGGAATAAGTAAGCttgagtgctcactccatatgTTAAGACGTACCTATTATTAATATAACGTCATACATATCATGTAAtctaattttactttattgaaaAATGTAAATGGAGTCTGTTCAATCTTATCTCCATACATTATATGCTTGTTGGTTTGGGGTCAGCTTCTACCATCACCATTTACTTAGTTCAATATAGTTTCATGAACAAAAGTAATGTCAATCAAAGTCCATTTTTTTGTTGTCGTCTCTTAAAACCAGTAGTTTATCACTTacgtattataaatatacctacgttTAGTTccaaagtaaatatatatatatatatataccataaACCAACTATTATATTCTCGAGTATGCTTTCGAGAGCCACTTGACTGAAGGATGCTCTGGAAATTAGCATAACTTAATCTAATGAAGTGGATAGTTAGGTGTTATAACATTATTAATAGTGAAAACGACGTTTATTCGTAGCGTAAtaggtattacataataaatagttaaaaaaattgtttcttcCGTAAGCCTGAAAACAGGATTTAACCTTACGTAAGCTGAGGTGACTTCGTCATAACCTTATCATTCGATTTTTTCAAATCTAAAAATTATTGGTGAATCCATAATATATCCGTTTCCTTATTGTAAaggatgtcccaaaaaggacgcaagatttgaaattgatgaaaaacacatttttttcttcgttataatatacttatttagtctaaagtctatgccaataagcccacaacAACTCATGCTTtgaaagaggaaattcgacgctgcatcggagaaattcagccgcatctatgcaaaatggtcatagaaaattttgacaaaaaaaaatgcgtatgtgccagcaaagcctaggaggacagtttcctgacgtattattccacaaataaccctattttatttgtatttcaagattttatatacaaatatattataacgaaaaaaaaaaggtttttcatcaatttcaaatcttgcgtcctttttgggacagcctttagatacatttatattttttatgacttACAAGGATGATTTTTTGACAAATAATTTATAGggatatttttcttacttactcgtcttttacaaaatgtcactaaaaactaaaattcaaatcatttaaataaaacaaaacatattatCTTCAAAATGTTCTCCTTTagccacaataaaaaaaatacaaagtattTTTGGGCCAATATGTATATTAAGAGGGGGCTGTAACTATCAGGCTGGCactaactttaaataaatacaccTAAAATCCAtgtctaattaatatatttactacaatatatgttaaaaaaaagagagaaaaaTATTGCGCTGATGTTGTTTTGTTGATTTTAACCCGATTATTTACCgttatattaaaaatgtattaatataCATTTAGATACTCATAACTTTGTAAACCACTGTTACGTTTTCCTAACTCTATaacttattaagttattaagtaaatgaCTCACTTAAAATGTCGTACTGCGGGAACCACCTCATAGTCATCACGTTTCTTGGCAAATTTTCAATACTGCCTCCATCCCATTTCCAAAGTACTCTTAAAGGCAATTTATTGAATGTTGATAACAGTTCACTAAGTTTTTCAGCTGGCATCGTCGAATCCTTGGTCGTGGAGCCCAAGTTTACGTATATAACGCCGTGCTCTGCCTCGTTTATGAATCTTTCAATTTCCTGAAAAGATAGGGACCTTTTTCAATTTACGTCAACTGTGACCTGTGTGagaagtttcctattaagataTTGGATGAAGATAATGATGATAATGTTACTATACTGTCAAtatgtttaaatattcgccTGTACTGAATTTACACAAGGTTTGCGTTGCTGGCTGTGAATGTGTTAATAGTGATACCAGAGCAAgcgaaacattttaaaattgaaccacaagcgtagcgagttgcgagggtttcaaagtttcaagttcaagACACGAGGGTTAAATTAACTATGCTACCGagtgaaatacaaaatatttacaacaaCCTGTAAAAcaactaactgtaaaatattacaaatcaaatccaaatgaatatatgctattaaatatttataattcaaaatcattacttgaaaataaattccatcagcaaatataaaaaaaaaaaaactcaaaatttgcatataTTGACATTGCCAGTCTTGTGGATCAAATGCAACTTTATCATACATTTTTGAAGTATCGAGAGAGCTTTTAGCAGCTTGTGTGGTAAAAAAGTAATGACATCTTTTAACAGTCAATTCCAATTAATAATTCAagatttgcatcaaattactttgccactcttctgtataaaataaaactttcccatcagtttttaaagaataaaaaatcCTTTACGAGCTGATATTATGCATTCATTTACCTATGCACTAATGTACCTACACAGATCCGATACAGGCATGCTAGTTGACTTTACGAGTAGCGATAAAAAcatttacttaataaaataagaatacaTTTACTGTATTGAAATGAATCAATGAGGTAGACCAAATAATTAGCATGATAAGTAATACTTACAGTTGGTAATGCTTTAGGCGGATTTACATGAATGCCTCCGATATCAATCACGTTATCAGGCCTGGCAACACCGCCAAACACTGACTGATGCGTGTTTACAAACACCAAACTGGCATTCGCCGCGATGCTCTCCAAACTCGGCAAATCATCTCCCAAAtacttgtacaaatatacatgaTCTGTCACTTGCGATCCAACGTAGTACACCCAATTGGTAATGTGATATAGAACATAGCTCTTTAATCTGTCAAAGTACCAGGGATCCTTTCCATACGGAAGGCTAGCTAAAGGTACGGATGCGGAATTGAAATTGATTCCGAGCCTGTTGTACTGCCACGCTTGGACGGGCTGAGGATTGAAAGCGATGTACGGAGCGCTCAGATTGGCAGCCAATGCTATGCCACAGTCGCTGTTATACGACTCCACTAAAACGACATCGAAGCGAGGTCGCGTCTTTATCATGTGCAGTACTTGATTGTTATTCATTAGCTTCTTGCAGTCGTCGTTGGCAGTCTTAGTCGACACAAGTGTTTCGAACGGCACTCGCGACACTTCATTCACGATCACAGATTCATAAGATAGTCCTTTATACACTTGTTGATCACTTATTAGCACTTCTTTATACAAAGCTGGTGGATTGGGGAGTTGAAAATGTGTAATCAGAGTCACTTCATGCTCGCGCGTAGCTAACTCTCTAAACAAACCACGGTAAGTCAGATAATTATTCCGATCCAACGATGGGAATATGCCGAGAATTCTGTAACAGTCTGCAACGAATAGGGTCGCAAGGAAATAAGAGAGAACGTATATTCCCATTTTTGCGGACGCGTTCGTTTTGTTGCACTGAGAATTGGTCACTAGGGCGTGAATTGATGGCGGCTTGCGTAGTTGTctaataataggtaggtatgagGTAATCGTTGATGACGTGTTTATTTCGTAACTGACAAAAATACTGGTGACGGCGTTAATGATTTGGTCATGACCTCGATCGTCGTGGAAAATAGTGAAGACGTGATGCCATGCCGACGGCGCGGCCGAGACTGTTTTTGAATATAATGATGTAGAAAGTTATGCGTACGAGTGGCTAATGTACTCATTTACTTGCAGATGAATTTTGATAACGGTATCTGCAGAGTGCAATGCTTGGACTATGAATATTATGACACAGTTCTGTATTTGAGCTGTTTATCTACTTAAGTActgatttaaataattaatcgaATTATTGcgcaaactttatttttcaattactTTTAAGTAGTCTGTGCCGACTACTGATATGTAGGCCCTTTTCttccaaaattgaaaaatcTTCACATGGGAACACTTcggaaactttttatattttagtatGGGAATAGAAATTGTAAATTCCTGTAAAATTTTCCTGAAGTTTTCTTGGACTTTTCCGACTTTTAATTTTCCGTCACTTACACATAATATGTACTTTTAGGGTTACGTTCTATTACTGAAGGGATTTCACGTAGACAAGTGCGTATAGGACGGAAACATCCCGGCGAAACCGTGACGTCACTAGACAATGCCCACACCAGCATTACCATTCTAATTAAGATTCATGACTAATTAATGTAGTAGCGGGGTCTTAAGGCCTTTTTTCGATGCAAGATTCCGACGTTTGGTGTTTTTTGGTGTTTGGTGACACACAAAATATTGTCAAATACTagaaaaaaatcggccaagtgcgagacggactcgcgttccaagggttccgtgcattacacaatttaaacaatgtattttttatgttaaatgtctttaaaaagcccgtaggggtcggatcaaaaactaagtaattatgtccgactcacgcttgactgcacatttctaataggttttcctgtgatctataggtaaaaatctattttgtgtatttttttcaaaatttttgacccagtagtttcggagataaaggggggaattgtcattttttgcctattttcttgaataacttctaaactttttatcttaaaattatttgtatgtTATCTTGTATTAATTTACAAATGCTTTCAAcatttttctttgtataacgTTTCTCTATTACTTTTTTACTGCTATCTCTTTTGTCACTGTTAGTTGATCATACTGAGTCTGCGCGCGTTCTGCTAGGTCCCAGCAGAATACCAGCGCTGCGGCAGCAATGCtgcagcatatgctgagccgGCGCCTTTTCGCGACTACACAATCGtgacaaaaaaaatcgtaatattAGATTAGTATTATAGTACTTAGACCTAcggtttagttttatttttattataagttcttttttttgtcacgaTAATGTTTTGCCATAAAGTTTTTGTCTATCTACCTATctgtatgaaatattttttattcaaatacagGTCCAGATATAAACGCGATCCAAATGATGGTTATTTCTTCTAAATTTACTTTTCACTAATGGATTGCACTATTTGCACTTGAGTGGTTGATTACATactgggccgtgttgcataataaactacaactaatattacaagcggaactccttgtCCAATAAGTAGAATTAGAAAAgaagttccgcttgtaatattagatgtagtttattatgcagcACGGCCCTGGTCTCAGAAATATTTTCTCTCTACTTTTTCTCCTCCACTTTGGCACGGTCTTCGGCATGTACTGAATGTTAATAAATACGAGTTTATCTATAGGTTCACCAATCTTGTAGGACATGATTTTAGAACTTAACGAAACGCCTGTTGAAGTGTTCATAgtgctgttattattattaagcgttTGCTATAAAAATCTAACATCGAAATTATCTTGTTCGAAGCCTATTTTCTTCTTAACgttaattgtttaaaattaatgcTATCTCGATTCATACTAGCTTCATTTACCAAATAATTAatgctgtaaaatattttacagtacatatggtgctactttctcgcactagtgcgtaaaagagcacttttcgtgcatatgtcgaaagtttaaagggccatatgtactgtaaaacgttgtacgatatacgtgcgaataggtaattcgcaactcgtgtcgatttaaaacactccctgcagtcgtgttttaatttatcgccactcgtttcgaatttcctcttttccgcacttgtatcgtaaataactattacaatgcatgtgctcgaaaagtgcgtttcctacggacccatatcatgcggaaagtactacttttccgcactggtcctttttgtttttaatttttttttacagtacatatggtgctactttctcgcactagtgcggaaaagagcacttttcgtgcatatgtcgaaagtttaaagggccatatgtactgtaaaacgttctcgcactagtgcgtaaaagagcacttttcgtccatatgtcgaaagtttaaatggccatatgtactgtaaaacgttgtacgatatacgtgcgaataggtaattcgcaactcgtgtcgatttaaaacactccctgcagtcgtgttttaatttatcgccactcgtttcgaatttcctcttttccgcacttgtatcgtaaataactattacaatgcatgtgctcgaaaagtgcgtttcctacggacccatatcatgcggaaagtactacttttccgcactggtgctttttgtttttaatttttttttacagtacatatggtgctactttctcgcactagtgcggaaaagagcacttttcgtgcatatgtcgaaagtttaaagggccatatgtacgtGCCATATGTATGTAAGGGCCATATACacatgcgaataggtaattcgcaactcgtgtcgatttaaaacactccttttaataattaaacttatttgccatgatatgtttttttatttactcgcacaatgcatagtaaaacattgtatgatacacgtgcgtaaaatTGATTaacgactcgtattcctttattccactcgtcggaaatcatacactttccgcacttgttgcataaatcgCTATTCCCCTCATAACAGTATACCTATGTTGTGGTTTGTTTTGTAGTTAATTAACTAGTCATTAGCATAAAGTTAGGTCTCTTTTGACGGTGTTAcgaatttatttcaatatttttttttgtaaaagggcTCTACACACTGGTTTTAGCCTTTTATACGTGGGCATTTTTTCCTCTCACTTTCtttttataatgtaatattatattatttttataattgtaattatcaacaaaataaaataaaatgagagaCAAGTGTACATTTCGTCCTGTCGTAACCACGACGAGACACCGTCATATGGCTTCGCAGTGAGGGTTGTCAACTAtggatagttttttttattaaggtgCTGGCAAACAACAGTACGTCCCGTTTGAAGGTATATGGATACCACCCAACGGACAGTGTGAAATTTGAAGTTATTTAAAAATCGGATAGATTGTGGCGGCCCAATGGACAGTGTGAAATttgaagttatttaaaaaatcggaTAGATTTTGGCGGTGCTCCCACACTTAGTTACTTCAAAGTCTTAGCAGAGTTAGGCGGActcttttttaactttatttgaaTTTGGTTTGGAGAATATGccaaagaaaataaacaaaattgttaacagcataatacataaataattaaattacattaggtacagtaaataaataagcaaaCGAACTCTcgttaataaaaaacaattgtgAATAACTTGCATTACTAACTATCTTTTAAGTAAAttcaaattataaactgaaataaatatactaagaaaaagtgaccaaggcctccagtgccccaggctggcaGGGTAAATTCAAGTTAATGTTTTTTGtcgtatgtgtgtgtgtgtgtaactgtaatctgttatttatttctttctaatatgtttgtttattattttttatgttatgtacTTTCCGTGCTTCACTCGTTTatggccccgacggaagaccagcgttggcccatccagaataacaccatgctgagtcgggaccatttcgcgGGTCAATATTATTTGTgtcatgtaatgtaatgttaaatATGCGTTGTAATGTTATGTGTAAGTTTGCTTTTCGTTTCTCTTGTTAACCTGTTACAGTGtgccacgaataaactattTCCATTTCTATTTATAAAAGTGTCAACCCTATTAATTTGATAGGGTATTCCAGACTGTTGGATTACTCGGAATTATGGTCGTTGTTTACGTGTAAGTTTGCCTTTTGCCCTTTTCTAGCCTCCATTGTTGTTTTCATCTGTACTGTATTTAGAACAATCTAATGGGGGTGTTATATTACAGCTATACGAGGTTGTTATGCTTGGGTAGCTGGGCACCTATACAGTTGTAAACATAAGAAATCATATTTGTGTGGCTGTCGTAAATCGATAGTTCAAACAATGGTTGTACTGTATACAGTTGAAAAAAACGTTCTCGAAAAAAAATGCTATGCAAAAAGATTCGTTGACAAATTCGTTTAGGATCCTCATTATATACTTACAGAGTTACAGACAAGAGGTTGAGTATCTAAATGCAATATATAATTAAGAGTCATTTTAATAAGGTCTAACGTacttaatgataaatatttcagAAGCATGAGTAAAATCCTTGCTGGTGTAACACGTAAAACCGCAGATAAATGGGAACATTAGGTAATTTGTATTCACAAATACATAaagcaacaataataataacatctgAGTAAAGAATCGCATCACATTATAAGATTTATTATCAAACAACAAAACGACACAtccaataataaaatgtaaacatttataCGAAGAAAGATCTTAACAGAGCCTGAATAAGATCTCAACCCAGCGGTCTATTATATTCGTATTTGTAAAGGGCATTAGCAACCCCGGGCCCTACaacataaaaatgtaattaCAACCAAGTTCTCGAGGCACTTAAATATAGATTTACCCTTTGAAGAGCGATTTGATGGGCCAGGAGAGGTGTGAGATCCATCATATCTCGATTGTGCGAGTTCTCAATTATTCCCTTCTCGGGTTTGATAACTTCATTCATTTTTCAAGCCTCTGACGGTTGCATTTTGTTCGCTTAGGGGAGGTGCGGCTAAGTTTGACGCATTTAATTGGGATATAGGTACGTTTTATAATTTGCATGATAATACTCTAAGAAAGTTTAGGAACTTTTGATTGTTAGCTATTTTTAGGCAGAAAGATAAATTTTATGGTCGGTTGATTGATTCTCCTGCTGTGACGTGAAGGCAATATCTTAGATAGAGCACATAGAAGTATAGGAATTAAGGAAGAAAtcaacttatttttataaaaatatataaaaataaattgtgtttCACACTAATCACACCACTATATATAAAGTATAAAAAGGAACTGAAATATTCCTTGGCCACTCTGGacggcttggtcactttttctttagaatatgacatttatttgcGTTTATAAAGTTTAGAAACTTTTGTTTGTTATCTATTTTTAAGTGCGGAAATAGAAAATGGCCGGTTGATTGGTTCGGTTGAGAAGTGAGGCCAATATTTTGGAGCACATAGGCAGAAGTTTAAATTCTTTTCTCGATAATGAGGCTGGTTAAGGTCTTATAAAAACAAGTATGTAATAAAAGTTTTCTTCCTTTTATTGAGTAGCACTTATTTACGagatatttataaatacctaattagtATTTGTAAATACGTAACACCTCAATCCATCTGTGTTGATATCCAATCCAAGAACTCAGTTAGTCGGACATAAGCGGACGGGTATGATAGCGTGCAGAACTCCGCTCCGAAAGACGTTATGCCAATCTGCAAACAGACAAATTAGGTACTCATTATTAGAGTTTAACGTTTACAACATCTCAattgtttaacttttttacGGTCTAATTGCTATTTCATATCCTAAAAATTATTCCTAAgaagaaaatactaaaatattatgttatagGGTGGTAATTTTTGCCTTAGGTACAGGTCCTTgggtcaagtgtaaaaatatgggtgcacacatcatatactcaaaaatatgtcccataacttttatgtcagcgaattaagaactatgggacatattcttgagtaagttatatgcacccatcACGcatacagtcaccatcagatatattagaGCGGCCGAGgttctcaaaaatatctgaacacgcactttaaggccttgacaatagaggtgtgttcagatatttgtgagcacctcagccgctccgatatatccgatacAATACAGATTGTGCCCTATAAAGAGATGCGAATTTCAGCTTTACTTACGTATACCTAGCGCTGTCACTTACGTATTTATCAGCCTACATGTTCGCTAAAGTACGCGAAGGCTTAGGTTATTGAATCATTcaataacataatttttaataacCTAATTAATGACGTGACGCGTAAAAACATAAACctaaaacataaacataatttattcaaaaacacgTATTGCATAcattcataaaaaaacaaagaCTTTAAAAAATAGTGATGGTTTACACGGGCCTGAACTAGGATTCCCGGTGTTTCAGGCGAGAGTATGGCAGCTACCATAATCATCTACATACCTAAATATGTGGAATATACCGTCGAATTTAAAGTAAGTTGTCAAATGTTATTAAAGTTATCATGGTCCGGGTTCTTAGCTCAAAGTGCAACACCGTCCGGTTGATatcatgaaacttggcatgcaaGTAGCTCATGTAGAAGTAGGTACAAAAAAATGGAAGTAGAAACAATTTGTCTACTCGTTGAAGGTTTAAAAACGGTTGAAGTTACTAGAAAACTCCCAGTaggcaatattttttatttatttaatttctttacAATAGCTTAGTTGTCTTTTAAGTATATTGCTAAGACTTATCGATTTCAAATGACGTGTTGCGAAAATTCCAGTGGAATGCCCCCTCACTCACCAAAACAGTCCTGGAGTCGAAGTCTACTACCAACGGGCCCCCAGAGTCGCCACCGCATGTACCCTTGACACCCACACCGCTCGTGCAGATGTGCTGGCTTAGGATGAAACCTCCGTACATTGCTGCACATGCTGTGTTACTGATCACAGGAACTGTCACTGAACTAACAGTTTGGAGTAACTCTATGTCTTcgtctgaaataaaaaaatgtatctatggcaatatttaattaagtttgGTGTTCCATTTCTGTACTTAGGTATCACATTATATTAAAGACAAGTCCTTTTATAGACAACACGTCCATAAGGACGCGGAGGAGGTAATAATAccttgaaagtatttttttaattaaattgaatggTATGATGTCGTGGTAACTACTTTTATTACTGATCGaatgttattattttctatgcacattttttatttgtcTAAGAAATGTCACTAATTTGCAAATACGTTCTTTATTTTACCATATTAAATCATCATGGATCATGacactataataatatttattaagcaTAAATAAAGATTAATCTTACGACTTgctttaatttacatttttggtAGTATCTTCAAGGATTAGTTTTGTTAACTGTAAGTACATCGCTTTAAATAATCTAGCAAGTAACTTGCTAACATTATTTTCCTCAAATTTTCAGTTCAAAATAGCTATTTCTTGTACTGCAGAAAATTGGTTAACAGCTGAACTTtaactattaatatttaattgccTCAGATGTCGAAGTGTTTCCGTAAAATAAATTACTAACCATCGCTTGTCATCCCATAGCCTGAGGCGAGTGCCTGGTATCCAGTGAAATCCATATTTACTTCGCCCGAAGGAAGGGCCACCGGTTGGATCTGCGCTGGAAATTTTAAAGTAAGAGCAAActtttagtattcagtttattactaaacttattttacttaatttaaggaGAACTGTAGACATCTGTTGTATAACTTGACCTTAGGAGTAATCACTTGTGCAAGAAAAATAACGAGAATTATGTGCCTTTAcgatttaatacatatttataacagTTCAGTGTACTGCTCTCTACTACTTAAGTACGATTTCAtgagataaatatttttcacctcagcagctcgaacaagcctactttcgtcactccctggagtgaggaaagtgcaactttcctcactccagggagtgaaacaatgtagctttttaatttagtgaaggccatgaacttcatactacggtacggtacggtacggtacggtacggtacggtacggtccggttcggtccggtccggtccggacttacttttttttctgattattctgtgtaattcgaaatacattttaacctttaatatgttctcactactgaggtgaaaaattatgtgtgcaacacgagagcaaagttattttacatctcgtgtttatgaatccctcgctacgctcaagattctaccttagaatcactcgcttcgctcgtgattcaattatagaatctttcgctttctcgggactcaaaataaacactcgcaagaaaaaccaactttcctctcttgttgcacaaataactattttctacaACGACGTTATCAGGATTCCAAGGTCTCTCCAGGAGGGTCTCTCCAGCAGAACTAGGACGAAACTCGCATGCTATGtgattgaaatttaaaatttagtttaaactTCTTCAagttttatgtttataaattCATAGTTGATTaagtattctaattaactcttaaatttataaatatttagagaAAATACACGACTTACAAGAAAATACGACACTTAGCACTCGTATAATGGCGATGTCATTTTCTGCCGTTACGGGATTGAATCCAGAATGCGCTACCACATCTACTGCATCTATCCTTGTGCCTCCAAAAAATAGTTGGTTGGAGCCCAGAACAACCAGTATGGCTTCAGCTGTTGAACTGCCGTCAGCATAGCAGTGGGCAGCTGTGAGGACTTTAGTGGCAGAAATGATGGAGCCACCACAGATAGAAAGATTGTCGAGGACTGAGATAATGAGACCTGCCtgaaagtaataattaattataggtaCACATTTTTAATCACCTATTTGTTAACACTGCTAAGGGACCTCTGAAATACTTATAAGGCACCTACTGCTCGTGCCCGTATCCCGGGGATTTATTCACGGAAACTACGGACAACAGCCTGGTATGCACCCAGGGTGTAAGAACTGTTGTGCTGGGGAAAGATGGACTAACTTCTATTCTAGGCATGATATTTTGGACCCATGCTTAATAACAGAGGCGTAAGTGCTACCGACCATATCCAACTTCGATAGGTACTAGTTTGTATTAGCCTTAACTAGTTTTTTTCTAACGCGCCCAAGCACACTTATTTTGGCCCAGGACAA belongs to Cydia strobilella chromosome 15, ilCydStro3.1, whole genome shotgun sequence and includes:
- the LOC134747839 gene encoding UDP-glucosyltransferase 2-like, coding for MGIYVLSYFLATLFVADCYRILGIFPSLDRNNYLTYRGLFRELATREHEVTLITHFQLPNPPALYKEVLISDQQVYKGLSYESVIVNEVSRVPFETLVSTKTANDDCKKLMNNNQVLHMIKTRPRFDVVLVESYNSDCGIALAANLSAPYIAFNPQPVQAWQYNRLGINFNSASVPLASLPYGKDPWYFDRLKSYVLYHITNWVYYVGSQVTDHVYLYKYLGDDLPSLESIAANASLVFVNTHQSVFGGVARPDNVIDIGGIHVNPPKALPTEIERFINEAEHGVIYVNLGSTTKDSTMPAEKLSELLSTFNKLPLRVLWKWDGGSIENLPRNVMTMRWFPQYDILKHENVKAFISHAGILSTVEALDAGIPVVAVPLFGDQYGNAAALQDAGVATIVSYQDLSKEYLLNAINEVLDPNTQQHAKFLSRVWHDRPISPLETAVYWTEYVARYNGAPNLQATSVNKPWYQQLQLDVLAFIALVVYVMSYVLRKIVGALCCCCSNSETISVEAEERRTKRVKFE